A region of Polyangiaceae bacterium DNA encodes the following proteins:
- a CDS encoding OmpA family protein, which produces MPGTFARNFLPLLLALSAAAPAAAQEASGSLSLSSNAASADSSAGFLEKYPAEAGLLELGVFAGAIWVSQNHNLRDVQAEHYTIDRPTLELGLRAGYFPLSFLGAELEAAVGPMGKAGGESLTLWGARGQLVAQLPGYSVTPFALVGAGRLGVFSDQLKDDGDPTFHLGCGAKLAFSELLGVRLDLRDHFITQNPDTRSSRHAKALNPEILLGLTLTFGRTPPPAPKPPSDRDQDGFADPEDKCPDDKGVAPDGCPVKPKDTDADGFFDPDDKCPAEKGVAPDGCPIKDRDGDGFLDPDDKCPDEKGVAPNGCPLKDSDGDGLLDNVDKCPAEPETKNGFEDDDGCPDELPAEIQKFSGVIQGIEFDTAKATIRRKSYKTLDEAVAVLKQYPKLRIEISGHTDPDGSREANMLLSKARANAVKKYLTDKGIDPSRVESRGAGPDEPIADNTTKEGKQKNRRIEFKLLP; this is translated from the coding sequence ATGCCCGGCACGTTCGCGCGCAACTTCCTCCCTCTGCTCCTCGCCCTGAGCGCCGCCGCCCCTGCCGCCGCGCAAGAAGCCTCCGGCTCGCTGTCACTGTCGAGCAACGCCGCGAGCGCTGACTCGAGCGCCGGCTTCCTGGAGAAGTACCCCGCCGAAGCCGGCCTGCTCGAGCTCGGCGTGTTCGCCGGCGCCATCTGGGTCTCGCAGAACCACAACCTCAGGGACGTTCAGGCCGAGCACTACACCATCGACCGCCCCACCCTCGAGCTGGGCCTGCGCGCTGGCTACTTCCCGCTGAGCTTCCTCGGCGCCGAGCTCGAAGCCGCGGTGGGACCCATGGGCAAGGCAGGTGGCGAGAGCCTGACGCTCTGGGGGGCACGAGGGCAACTCGTCGCGCAGCTGCCGGGCTACAGCGTGACGCCCTTCGCGCTCGTGGGCGCCGGCCGACTAGGAGTGTTCAGCGACCAGCTGAAGGACGACGGCGATCCCACGTTCCACCTCGGCTGCGGCGCGAAGCTGGCGTTCTCCGAGCTGCTCGGCGTTCGCCTGGATCTGCGCGACCACTTCATCACCCAGAACCCGGACACGCGCTCATCGCGCCACGCCAAGGCGCTGAACCCGGAGATCCTCCTCGGTCTGACCCTGACCTTTGGACGCACTCCGCCCCCCGCGCCGAAGCCCCCGAGCGACCGCGATCAGGACGGCTTCGCCGATCCCGAAGACAAGTGCCCCGACGACAAGGGCGTGGCCCCGGACGGCTGCCCGGTGAAGCCGAAGGACACGGACGCCGACGGCTTCTTCGATCCGGACGACAAGTGTCCGGCCGAAAAGGGCGTCGCGCCCGACGGTTGCCCGATCAAAGACCGGGACGGCGACGGCTTCCTCGACCCGGACGACAAGTGCCCCGACGAGAAGGGCGTCGCGCCGAACGGCTGCCCGCTGAAGGACAGCGACGGTGACGGCCTCCTCGACAACGTGGACAAGTGCCCGGCGGAGCCCGAGACCAAGAACGGCTTCGAGGACGACGACGGTTGCCCGGACGAGCTGCCGGCGGAGATTCAGAAGTTCAGCGGCGTGATCCAGGGCATCGAGTTCGACACCGCCAAGGCCACCATCCGCAGGAAGAGCTACAAAACCCTGGACGAGGCGGTGGCGGTGCTGAAGCAGTACCCGAAGCTGCGCATCGAGATCAGCGGCCACACCGATCCCGATGGGTCGCGCGAAGCGAACATGCTGCTCTCGAAGGCCCGCGCGAACGCGGTCAAGAAGTACCTGACCGACAAGGGCATCGACCCGAGCCGCGTCGAGTCACGCGGCGCCGGACCGGACGAGCCCATCGCCGACAACACGACCAAAGAGGGCAAGCAGAAGAACCGGCGCATCGAGTTCAAGCTGCTCCCTTGA
- a CDS encoding OmcA/MtrC family decaheme c-type cytochrome, with the protein MTSNGDGTSTISCADGTKVTVKDGQPGDPGTPGDPGEAGPPGDPAEAGVSCTIVDNGNGTKTITCSDGTTVTIASALKDYAALSTDEKAALDPTLTITKVTFPTDGKPVIDMKITDKMGNPVKGLDAATAGAGLTWRLSVLKLVAGGATAPGKSGNDTWVSYIAANATSSASTESAAAVTPAPAGQGALKDNGDGTYTYTFAKNITDEANAGTKYEADKTHRVVALAYKSGNPFRPMDAWQDLIPQTGADVSGQNDKVNAASCMNCHSDWRAPALGTSAFHSGTRYEPHTCVACHNDQRRFTSTGTAKTEPAMTAGTKAGTVKWTGSAEIINDESVINFPVFIHKIHMGHKLGLVPDRGNGSGEYAAVQYDEVTYPQDVRNCTKCHNTVAKADNWKSSISRRACGACHDTRSFAATPPFGRVAHSLGAYSDDTECANCHGAGKANAVDAKHEPIDPPNTITTGTLPASPDGQYVMNGWQGDSSAQGYKACTVASPCTCTTAAPCLPSANSNAAWMAAAGYVPTGAAKITYDIKEVLVDATTKNPKIVFKLLKDGTDVDFGTYDATTKPELITGFVGSPSAYFAWSLPQDGITSPADYNATTSVYIKGVWNGSNTNATLTKDATTGYYTLTVTNLALPSVAKMVTGGLGYTYSMSSTQPLTQVDLTSKFPYSAVTKVGGLIVPAPNVYKAATGYTARRAIVETARCNKCHDGLGVAPTFHSGQRNDAPTCSFCHNPNRANSGWAVNSKDIIHSIHAGAKRTVPFTWHGEIKAWEVTYPGVLNTCTQCHIEGTYDFSANATKNALPNMLHSTAATGTYSGTANAPATIPPFLSPYVTAGTNYGSNYTTSGTRTVGSQNTTTGVVACTVASPCTCTTAAPCNAEDTTLVNSPITAACGACHDSAIAKKHFADNGGSLFKPRGTALATPEACLMCHGPSKIAAIAEVHK; encoded by the coding sequence GTGACGAGCAACGGCGACGGCACGTCGACGATCAGCTGCGCGGACGGGACCAAGGTCACCGTCAAGGACGGCCAGCCTGGCGATCCCGGGACGCCTGGCGATCCGGGCGAGGCGGGGCCGCCCGGTGACCCCGCTGAAGCGGGCGTTTCCTGCACCATCGTGGACAACGGCAACGGCACCAAGACCATCACCTGCTCCGACGGGACGACGGTCACCATCGCGAGCGCGCTGAAGGACTACGCAGCCCTGTCGACCGACGAGAAGGCCGCCCTCGATCCGACTCTGACGATCACCAAGGTGACCTTCCCGACCGACGGGAAGCCCGTGATCGACATGAAGATCACCGACAAGATGGGCAACCCGGTCAAGGGCCTCGACGCGGCGACCGCCGGCGCCGGCCTGACCTGGCGGCTGTCGGTGTTGAAGCTCGTCGCCGGAGGCGCAACCGCCCCGGGCAAGAGCGGGAACGACACCTGGGTGAGCTACATCGCGGCCAACGCGACCAGCTCCGCCAGCACGGAGTCCGCCGCCGCCGTGACGCCGGCCCCGGCCGGCCAAGGCGCCCTCAAGGACAACGGCGACGGCACGTACACGTACACGTTCGCCAAGAACATCACCGACGAGGCCAACGCCGGGACCAAGTACGAAGCCGACAAGACCCACCGCGTGGTCGCCCTGGCCTACAAGAGCGGCAATCCGTTCCGGCCCATGGACGCCTGGCAGGATCTGATCCCGCAGACCGGCGCCGACGTGTCCGGTCAGAACGACAAGGTCAACGCGGCTTCTTGCATGAACTGCCACTCGGACTGGCGCGCTCCCGCTCTGGGGACGTCGGCCTTCCACAGCGGCACCCGGTACGAGCCGCACACCTGCGTGGCCTGCCACAACGACCAGCGCCGCTTCACCAGCACCGGTACCGCGAAGACCGAGCCGGCCATGACCGCCGGCACCAAGGCCGGCACCGTCAAGTGGACCGGCAGCGCCGAGATCATCAACGACGAGTCGGTGATCAACTTCCCAGTCTTCATCCACAAGATCCACATGGGTCACAAGCTCGGCCTGGTGCCCGACCGCGGCAACGGCAGCGGCGAGTACGCCGCCGTGCAGTACGACGAGGTGACCTACCCGCAGGACGTGCGCAACTGCACGAAGTGCCACAACACCGTGGCCAAGGCGGACAACTGGAAGAGCTCGATCAGCCGGCGCGCCTGCGGCGCCTGCCACGACACCCGCTCCTTCGCCGCCACGCCGCCGTTCGGCCGCGTCGCCCACAGCTTGGGAGCGTACTCGGACGACACGGAGTGCGCCAACTGCCACGGCGCCGGCAAGGCCAACGCGGTGGACGCGAAGCACGAGCCCATCGACCCGCCGAACACCATCACCACGGGTACGCTGCCGGCCTCGCCGGACGGCCAGTACGTGATGAACGGTTGGCAGGGCGACAGCTCGGCCCAGGGCTACAAGGCCTGCACCGTGGCCTCGCCGTGCACCTGCACGACGGCCGCGCCGTGTTTGCCCAGCGCCAACAGCAACGCCGCCTGGATGGCCGCCGCCGGCTACGTGCCGACTGGAGCCGCGAAGATCACCTACGACATCAAGGAAGTCCTGGTGGATGCCACCACCAAGAATCCCAAGATCGTCTTCAAGCTGCTCAAGGACGGCACCGACGTCGACTTCGGCACCTACGACGCCACCACCAAGCCGGAGCTCATCACTGGCTTCGTCGGCTCGCCGAGCGCGTACTTCGCCTGGTCGTTGCCGCAGGACGGCATCACCTCGCCGGCGGACTACAACGCCACCACCAGCGTCTACATCAAGGGCGTCTGGAACGGCTCGAACACCAACGCGACCCTGACCAAGGACGCGACGACCGGCTACTACACGCTGACCGTCACCAACCTGGCCCTGCCCTCCGTCGCGAAGATGGTCACCGGTGGCCTCGGCTACACCTACAGCATGTCGAGCACGCAACCGCTCACGCAGGTGGACCTGACCAGCAAGTTCCCGTACAGCGCGGTGACCAAGGTCGGCGGCCTGATCGTGCCGGCACCGAACGTCTACAAGGCGGCTACGGGCTACACGGCTCGCCGCGCCATCGTGGAGACGGCTCGCTGCAACAAGTGCCACGACGGTCTCGGCGTCGCGCCGACCTTCCACAGCGGCCAGCGCAACGACGCACCGACCTGCTCGTTCTGCCACAACCCGAACCGCGCCAATAGCGGCTGGGCGGTGAACTCCAAGGACATCATCCACTCGATCCACGCCGGCGCGAAGCGCACCGTTCCGTTCACCTGGCACGGCGAGATCAAGGCTTGGGAGGTCACGTATCCGGGCGTGCTCAACACCTGCACGCAGTGTCACATCGAAGGCACCTACGACTTCAGCGCCAACGCGACGAAGAACGCGCTGCCCAACATGTTGCACAGCACGGCCGCCACCGGCACCTACAGCGGGACCGCGAACGCACCGGCGACCATCCCGCCGTTCCTCTCGCCGTACGTCACGGCGGGCACGAACTACGGCAGCAACTACACCACCTCGGGCACCAGGACCGTGGGCTCGCAGAACACCACGACTGGCGTCGTGGCCTGCACCGTGGCCTCGCCCTGCACCTGCACGACGGCCGCGCCGTGCAACGCCGAGGACACCACGCTGGTCAACTCGCCCATCACCGCCGCTTGCGGCGCCTGCCACGACTCGGCGATCGCGAAGAAGCACTTCGCGGACAACGGTGGCTCGCTCTTCAAGCCGCGCGGCACGGCGCTGGCCACGCCAGAAGCCTGCTTGATGTGCCACGGCCCGAGCAAGATCGCGGCCATCGCGGAGGTTCACAAGTAA
- a CDS encoding AgmX/PglI C-terminal domain-containing protein, whose product MNNRWVLLAAFASASCARDPGTGTPEPTVAVAPTPSAAQSADASPPPLALAPVVASAPRAEREARVLSLLRGEVAAGDLPEVATEAGEALDPGLREELAPRKKTKLELTNLEISGALTAEACKRPLESAKPGLRSCYGRGLARNPILMGSVGLELTVAADGRITQAKNAGSDLPDSAVMECVVRRMSAVALPPTDAGTTVIRLRARFSPD is encoded by the coding sequence ATGAACAACCGCTGGGTCCTCCTCGCCGCGTTCGCGAGCGCGAGCTGCGCGCGCGACCCTGGAACGGGAACGCCCGAGCCCACCGTGGCGGTGGCTCCAACGCCGAGCGCGGCCCAGAGCGCCGACGCCTCCCCGCCGCCGCTCGCCTTGGCCCCGGTTGTCGCATCGGCGCCGCGCGCGGAGCGAGAGGCCAGAGTCCTGTCGCTGCTCCGCGGCGAGGTGGCGGCCGGCGATCTGCCGGAAGTCGCAACCGAAGCCGGCGAGGCCTTGGACCCAGGGCTTCGGGAAGAGCTCGCGCCGCGCAAGAAGACCAAGCTCGAGCTCACGAACCTGGAGATCAGCGGAGCGCTGACAGCCGAAGCGTGCAAGCGACCCCTGGAGTCGGCCAAGCCTGGGTTGCGCAGCTGCTACGGGCGGGGCCTGGCGCGGAACCCGATCCTGATGGGGAGCGTGGGCCTCGAGCTCACGGTCGCCGCCGACGGTCGCATCACGCAGGCGAAGAACGCCGGCTCCGACCTGCCGGACTCGGCGGTGATGGAGTGCGTGGTGCGCCGGATGTCCGCCGTGGCGCTGCCCCCTACCGACGCGGGAACGACGGTGATCCGGCTCCGCGCGCGCTTCTCGCCCGACTGA
- a CDS encoding DUF2330 domain-containing protein has product MRRLAWLLLSVSLASAAFWSGGPFGPKLAKACGGVFSGRLKKDERKPSLSYEQTLIVHDPELGREHFVREVVFRAASQPFGFVVPTPARPEVAKLAKNPFERLRAAFPYRSPLGVGHGLGQGFGSGAGPKGGGVRVLEVKKVGSFTAFVLAADDEAALSSWLAKHRLESGPETRAWLAHYVRAKYFFVAMRYDPVPSDDGEVGKTQSETVRFSFDTPLPYYPYFEPERPDSGEPRLLELWLVTPRPAIPVALRESGGTASFVRPFAEGFRYEAPRRSDLEEALGADKKLLFAARPIIQRFMDQKRSRAGFGDVVFVPGQKVALDARALGPLLSALDPSLAGAKEAP; this is encoded by the coding sequence ATGCGGCGCCTGGCGTGGCTTCTGCTCTCGGTGTCCCTCGCCTCAGCGGCATTCTGGAGCGGCGGGCCCTTTGGCCCGAAGCTGGCTAAGGCCTGCGGCGGAGTGTTCTCGGGGAGACTGAAGAAGGACGAGCGCAAGCCCTCTCTGAGCTACGAGCAGACACTGATCGTCCATGACCCGGAGCTGGGTCGGGAGCATTTCGTGCGCGAGGTGGTGTTCCGAGCGGCTTCCCAGCCCTTCGGGTTCGTGGTTCCGACTCCTGCCCGACCGGAGGTCGCCAAGCTCGCCAAGAACCCCTTCGAACGCCTGCGCGCCGCGTTCCCGTATCGCTCGCCGCTCGGCGTCGGTCACGGGTTGGGCCAAGGCTTCGGCTCCGGCGCGGGACCGAAGGGCGGGGGCGTGCGCGTGTTGGAGGTCAAGAAGGTCGGCAGCTTCACCGCCTTCGTGCTGGCGGCGGACGACGAGGCGGCGCTCTCGAGTTGGCTGGCCAAGCATCGCCTCGAGAGCGGCCCCGAAACCCGCGCGTGGCTCGCTCACTACGTGCGCGCCAAATACTTCTTCGTCGCGATGCGCTACGACCCGGTCCCCAGCGACGACGGGGAAGTCGGTAAGACGCAGTCCGAGACGGTGCGCTTCTCGTTCGACACTCCGCTGCCTTACTACCCGTACTTCGAGCCGGAGCGCCCGGACTCGGGCGAGCCTCGCCTGCTGGAGCTCTGGCTGGTCACGCCGCGGCCGGCGATCCCCGTCGCGCTGCGCGAGAGCGGCGGCACCGCCAGCTTCGTCCGCCCGTTCGCCGAGGGCTTTCGTTACGAGGCCCCGCGCCGCTCGGATCTGGAGGAGGCCCTCGGCGCGGACAAGAAGCTCCTGTTCGCGGCCAGGCCCATCATTCAGCGGTTCATGGACCAGAAGCGCTCCCGCGCTGGCTTCGGTGACGTGGTGTTCGTGCCGGGTCAGAAGGTGGCGCTCGACGCCCGCGCCCTGGGCCCGCTCTTGTCGGCGCTCGATCCGAGCCTCGCCGGCGCAAAGGAGGCGCCATGA
- a CDS encoding GGDEF domain-containing protein — MPTSRRPRDTGHRPAHRARRISTTKLRVPTAAEIADFVAKERAAPAGDRYLLTVLRGDPLGRVVRVEDADIVIGRGENASFVLDDPGLSWVHARIFRRGEHIYVEDLGTTNGTFVGERRIREPTQIVDGTRIRLGGHTVLKLTCADELEEEAAQRLYESTVKDALTSVHNRRYLLERLASEISFAQRHSDTIAVLLVDIDHFKQINDVHGHHVGDAVLRVVAAAMQRILRPEDLLARFGGDEFVIVTRRITRENAHILAERLRSHIAGLSLPLEDSSNISISIGMTFAGPEHAYKAPEALLGEADAAMYEAKHLGRNRVVEHG; from the coding sequence ATGCCTACGAGCCGCCGCCCGCGCGACACCGGCCACCGGCCCGCGCACCGGGCTCGTCGCATCAGCACCACCAAGCTGAGGGTCCCGACCGCGGCCGAAATCGCCGATTTCGTGGCCAAGGAGCGCGCGGCCCCCGCTGGCGACCGCTACCTCCTGACCGTGCTCCGGGGCGACCCGCTCGGCCGCGTGGTCCGAGTCGAGGACGCCGACATCGTGATCGGGCGCGGCGAAAACGCGAGCTTCGTCCTCGACGACCCGGGCCTGTCCTGGGTCCACGCCCGCATCTTCCGCCGCGGGGAGCACATCTACGTCGAGGATCTGGGGACCACCAACGGGACCTTCGTCGGCGAGCGGCGCATCCGCGAGCCCACGCAGATCGTGGACGGCACCCGAATCCGCCTGGGCGGCCACACTGTGCTGAAGCTGACCTGCGCCGATGAGCTGGAGGAAGAAGCAGCGCAGCGCCTGTACGAGTCCACGGTGAAGGACGCGCTGACGTCCGTCCACAACCGCCGCTACTTGCTCGAGCGCCTGGCGAGTGAAATCTCGTTCGCCCAACGTCACTCGGACACCATCGCTGTCTTGCTGGTGGACATCGACCACTTCAAGCAGATCAACGACGTACACGGACACCACGTCGGCGATGCCGTGCTCCGGGTCGTCGCTGCCGCGATGCAACGCATCTTGCGCCCCGAAGATCTTCTGGCGCGATTCGGTGGTGACGAATTCGTGATCGTCACGCGGCGCATCACCCGCGAGAACGCTCACATCCTCGCCGAGCGCTTGCGCTCGCACATCGCCGGCCTCTCCTTGCCGCTCGAGGACAGCTCGAACATCAGCATCAGCATCGGCATGACGTTCGCCGGACCAGAGCACGCCTACAAGGCACCGGAGGCGCTCCTGGGCGAGGCCGACGCCGCGATGTACGAGGCCAAGCACCTGGGGCGAAACCGCGTGGTGGAGCACGGCTGA
- a CDS encoding sulfatase — MHRRWIELVFALSCAACSTSRADPSAERAPTPPASVSVAVAPSAPAAEPPDAAPPAAERAPLNVVLILIDSMRADMPWAGYRRKIAPRLTALEKRSVSYTRAYSLSSVTARSVAPLLVGKYASEMPRNGYFFTQWYPDNLFLGERLKAAGHRAVAAHAHAYFFGNGMKQGFDDYHVLPGTIYNNPEPKPTSERLTAAAKRMLAKNADPSGERRLFAYFHYLDPHHDYLEHEDAPDFGDEPRDLYDQEIWFTDRAVGDLIAWIEKQPWGKRTAIIVSADHGECFGEHGQIRHGYELWEALIHVPLLFLVPDAPPRRIGTPRSHIDLAPTVLELMGVPASPPLRGKSLVSEVFGEDLPPRPIVADLPRDNLQDRRRAVLDGELKLISRGDDERWLMYDVVGDPKERKNLTETRRDDFRRMLKLYTELSASIPNEEVHGDAVLKNAPPGRRW; from the coding sequence ATGCATCGGCGCTGGATTGAGCTGGTCTTCGCGCTTTCTTGCGCGGCCTGTAGCACCTCGCGGGCGGACCCGAGCGCCGAGCGCGCGCCCACGCCTCCCGCGTCCGTCAGCGTGGCGGTGGCGCCCAGCGCGCCTGCGGCCGAGCCGCCCGACGCGGCCCCGCCGGCGGCCGAGCGCGCGCCGCTGAACGTGGTCTTGATCCTGATCGACAGCATGCGCGCCGACATGCCCTGGGCGGGCTACCGGCGGAAGATCGCGCCGCGCCTGACTGCGCTGGAGAAGCGCAGCGTGAGCTACACGCGGGCCTACTCGCTCTCGAGCGTCACCGCGCGCTCCGTCGCGCCGCTCCTGGTCGGGAAATACGCCAGCGAGATGCCGCGCAACGGCTACTTCTTCACGCAGTGGTACCCGGACAACCTGTTCCTGGGCGAGCGGCTGAAGGCCGCGGGGCACCGCGCGGTGGCCGCCCACGCCCACGCCTACTTCTTCGGCAACGGCATGAAGCAGGGGTTCGACGACTACCACGTGCTGCCGGGCACCATCTACAACAACCCCGAGCCCAAGCCGACGAGCGAGCGCCTGACCGCCGCCGCGAAGCGGATGCTCGCCAAGAACGCCGACCCGAGCGGAGAACGGCGACTGTTCGCGTACTTTCACTACCTGGATCCGCATCACGACTACCTCGAGCACGAAGACGCCCCGGACTTCGGCGACGAACCCCGGGACCTCTACGACCAGGAGATCTGGTTCACCGACCGCGCGGTGGGCGATCTGATCGCGTGGATCGAGAAGCAGCCCTGGGGCAAGCGCACCGCCATCATCGTCAGCGCCGATCACGGCGAGTGCTTCGGCGAGCACGGGCAAATCCGCCATGGCTACGAGCTCTGGGAGGCGCTGATCCACGTGCCGCTGCTGTTCTTGGTGCCGGACGCGCCACCGCGCCGCATCGGCACGCCGCGCAGCCACATCGATCTGGCGCCGACGGTGCTCGAGCTGATGGGAGTCCCGGCCTCTCCCCCGCTGCGCGGCAAGAGCCTGGTCAGCGAGGTGTTCGGCGAAGACCTGCCGCCCCGCCCCATCGTCGCGGACTTGCCGCGCGACAACCTTCAGGACCGAAGGCGTGCCGTTCTGGACGGTGAGCTCAAGCTGATCTCCCGCGGCGACGACGAGCGATGGCTGATGTACGACGTTGTGGGTGATCCCAAAGAGCGGAAGAACCTGACCGAGACGCGTCGCGACGACTTCCGTCGCATGCTGAAGCTCTACACGGAGCTCTCGGCGAGCATTCCCAACGAAGAGGTGCACGGTGATGCAGTGTTGAAGAACGCACCACCGGGCCGGCGCTGGTAG
- a CDS encoding M48 family metalloprotease: MPESTLTPRIDLTALVLAGDRELRAALLGDPQFRELVEEDEVASARRDRLVSSLRLTRQARPDFFAALDRVVEHLGIEAEIEAYCLTEPLPDAFVTAPERGRLLVGVSSAALETLDGAELTFVLGHELGHALLDHFSLSPELLERDGRLAPTQLARYDAWMRYAGLSADRVGLVCCQDPDAAVRAFFKLTPYSPLRLRALEVFARSLTYHALVGKTGGELDQTELEREVTAIMQLMDPSCLNDRRDASVVVRDFLALAGVAVAAADGKVVDAEHELVIGLVGPEGRLSDGTLIEELSDEEFERRVLGIAEKLCVRVSPERRQKILEDLVAIALADGDLADAEVEVLGTAAIWLGIDPRFVEKAIARYASALD; the protein is encoded by the coding sequence ATGCCCGAGAGCACCCTGACTCCCCGCATCGACCTCACCGCGCTGGTGCTCGCCGGCGACCGCGAGCTGCGCGCGGCGCTGCTCGGCGACCCGCAGTTTCGCGAATTGGTCGAGGAGGATGAAGTGGCTTCCGCTCGCCGTGACCGGCTCGTCTCGTCCCTGCGCTTGACCCGACAGGCCCGCCCCGACTTCTTCGCTGCGCTCGACCGCGTGGTGGAGCACCTGGGGATCGAGGCCGAAATCGAGGCATACTGCCTGACCGAGCCGCTGCCCGACGCGTTCGTCACGGCTCCGGAGCGAGGGCGACTGCTCGTCGGAGTGTCGAGCGCTGCGCTCGAGACGCTGGACGGCGCGGAGCTCACGTTCGTGTTGGGGCACGAGCTCGGACATGCGTTGCTCGATCACTTCTCGCTCTCGCCGGAGTTGCTCGAGCGCGACGGTCGCTTGGCCCCGACGCAGCTCGCTCGCTACGACGCCTGGATGCGTTACGCGGGGCTGAGCGCCGACCGCGTCGGCCTGGTGTGCTGCCAAGACCCGGACGCGGCGGTGCGTGCTTTCTTCAAGCTGACCCCCTACAGCCCGCTCCGGCTCAGGGCCTTGGAGGTGTTCGCGCGCTCGCTCACCTACCACGCGCTGGTGGGCAAGACGGGCGGCGAGCTCGACCAGACCGAGCTCGAGCGCGAGGTCACGGCGATCATGCAGCTCATGGACCCGAGCTGCCTGAACGACCGGCGCGACGCCAGCGTCGTCGTTCGCGACTTCTTGGCACTGGCCGGGGTGGCGGTCGCTGCGGCCGACGGCAAGGTGGTGGACGCCGAGCACGAGCTGGTGATCGGGCTGGTGGGACCGGAGGGTCGGCTGTCGGACGGGACGCTGATCGAAGAGCTGAGTGACGAGGAGTTCGAGCGGCGCGTGCTCGGCATCGCCGAAAAGCTGTGTGTGCGCGTCTCGCCGGAACGCCGGCAGAAGATCCTCGAAGACCTGGTGGCCATCGCGCTGGCCGATGGAGACCTGGCGGACGCCGAGGTAGAGGTGCTGGGGACGGCTGCCATCTGGCTCGGGATCGACCCACGCTTCGTGGAGAAGGCCATCGCTCGCTATGCATCGGCGCTGGATTGA
- a CDS encoding transcriptional regulator, which yields MRAEIAERRARALATEPWQPQEAEGRPRSRRVAVGDPQAPLPVFLQILERHGLLGEDGWLADDVELVSIGDHFDFGGSTERHKAAADGLAILAWLGAHPPDQVVLIAGNHDLGRVGELCDFDDDTFATVHEQAILAYRDGDPEPDLERALCEAYPSLATAEVAARDFSAFSVAQRELVWALLRARRLRLAYAPNDEVVFCHAGVTCDHLTAVGLPAAEHARASAVAGALNAALDAAVSNHSAGALSVRGLHRPGAWEGGEGGGMLYHRPANPEVAQNRGHDLGDTLGRRFDPRRLPAGLTQVIGHVADAKCRELLGPWARDEEPRPGALRHLESDGTRVAYRTGLPSGAPLATTARLVFIDGLMNRTPVAEYAILEW from the coding sequence GTGCGCGCCGAGATCGCCGAGCGCCGCGCTCGCGCTCTCGCGACCGAGCCGTGGCAACCCCAGGAGGCAGAGGGCCGCCCGCGCTCGCGCCGCGTCGCGGTGGGAGACCCGCAAGCCCCGCTCCCGGTGTTCCTCCAGATCCTGGAGCGCCACGGGCTCCTGGGAGAAGACGGCTGGCTCGCCGACGACGTCGAGCTGGTCTCGATCGGCGACCATTTCGACTTCGGCGGCAGCACCGAGCGGCACAAGGCGGCAGCGGATGGCCTGGCAATCCTGGCCTGGCTCGGCGCCCACCCACCCGATCAGGTCGTGCTGATCGCAGGCAACCACGACCTGGGCCGCGTCGGCGAGCTCTGCGACTTCGACGACGACACGTTCGCGACGGTCCACGAGCAAGCGATACTCGCCTACCGAGACGGCGATCCGGAGCCCGACCTCGAGCGCGCGCTGTGCGAGGCGTACCCGAGCTTGGCAACGGCCGAGGTCGCGGCGCGGGATTTCTCCGCGTTCTCGGTGGCGCAACGTGAGCTCGTGTGGGCGCTGCTCCGAGCACGACGCCTCCGCCTGGCCTACGCGCCGAACGACGAAGTCGTCTTCTGCCACGCCGGGGTCACCTGCGATCATCTCACCGCCGTCGGCCTACCCGCAGCCGAGCACGCGCGTGCGAGCGCGGTAGCTGGCGCGCTGAACGCCGCGCTCGACGCGGCAGTGTCGAACCACAGCGCGGGCGCGCTCTCGGTGCGCGGCTTGCACCGACCCGGCGCGTGGGAGGGCGGCGAGGGCGGAGGGATGCTCTACCATCGCCCCGCCAACCCCGAGGTCGCCCAGAACCGCGGGCACGATCTCGGGGACACGCTCGGGCGCCGCTTCGACCCGCGCCGACTGCCCGCTGGGCTGACGCAGGTGATCGGGCACGTCGCCGACGCGAAGTGTCGCGAGCTGCTCGGGCCCTGGGCCCGGGACGAGGAACCCCGCCCGGGCGCGCTGCGCCACCTGGAGAGCGATGGCACCCGAGTGGCTTATCGCACGGGCCTGCCGAGCGGGGCGCCGCTGGCGACGACGGCCAGGCTCGTCTTCATCGACGGGCTGATGAACCGCACCCCCGTGGCAGAGTACGCCATCTTGGAGTGGTGA
- a CDS encoding DUF393 domain-containing protein — MLQRLDRKRQRIRFTDIAAPDFDPSTLGIEWSTLMQRIHARLPDGSFIQGVEVFRRLYGAVGFGPLVWLSRAPGVTELLDWAYQTFAENRLRWTGRCTDACELPPRGASHLQVR, encoded by the coding sequence ATGCTTCAGCGGCTCGACCGCAAGCGGCAGCGCATCCGCTTCACCGACATCGCTGCGCCGGACTTCGACCCGAGCACGCTAGGTATCGAGTGGAGCACCCTGATGCAGCGCATCCACGCGCGCCTGCCGGACGGAAGCTTCATCCAGGGGGTGGAGGTCTTCCGCCGCCTGTACGGCGCCGTCGGCTTCGGACCGCTGGTGTGGCTGTCCCGCGCGCCGGGCGTCACAGAGCTACTCGACTGGGCCTACCAGACCTTCGCGGAGAATCGCCTGAGGTGGACCGGTCGCTGCACGGACGCCTGCGAGCTGCCGCCACGCGGGGCGAGTCACTTGCAGGTCAGGTGA